In a single window of the Caldilineales bacterium genome:
- a CDS encoding M4 family peptidase, giving the protein MKNRKHTLFIIALVVALAAVLPLVAAAQDGSGGQDSGFQATSGADAAQVALPADLALVDAQSLDVYGITAERYQQKLGEALVLGGQVTVYRGANGQPEAVIGAHYPDLIAANQILLSADAAQAAVAAQVGGEGAWSVDLMIDPATARYFYRVETRRPDSRWFYWLDAETGAVLNAYDGIAYGSGIGVLGDTKDLTGLTKYVSGSYQLKTPDGRQSTYDAKNRSRLPGTLATDSNDIWNTTGRTSPGQRAMVDAHYYARVTDNYYLNKQSFNWTSYYSQGMRSSAHYSRNYVNAFWNGTQMTYGDGDGVNYLELSGDLDVVAHELTHGVTEATSGLIYQNQSGALNEAFSDIMGNTIEFYAGQGNWTMGEDIDVFSDGFRDMANPGADGDPSHWLDRYTGTSDNGGVHTNSGIANHWYYLLVNGGQNAKPSRASGTNVVGIGLSAAERIAFLGFTALPSNATFCNARSSTAAVAGANAANVRDAWDEVGIDAALCGS; this is encoded by the coding sequence ATGAAAAACCGCAAACACACACTCTTCATCATCGCTCTCGTCGTCGCCCTGGCAGCCGTGCTACCACTTGTAGCCGCGGCTCAGGATGGATCGGGCGGACAGGATAGCGGCTTCCAGGCCACCAGCGGGGCGGATGCCGCCCAGGTCGCCCTCCCTGCCGACCTGGCCCTGGTCGATGCGCAATCACTCGACGTCTACGGGATCACTGCCGAACGCTATCAACAGAAGTTGGGCGAGGCGTTGGTCTTGGGCGGGCAGGTGACGGTCTATCGGGGGGCCAACGGCCAGCCCGAGGCTGTGATCGGCGCCCATTACCCCGACCTCATCGCCGCCAACCAGATCTTGCTGAGCGCCGATGCCGCCCAGGCGGCTGTGGCGGCGCAGGTAGGCGGCGAGGGCGCCTGGTCGGTGGATCTGATGATCGACCCCGCCACCGCTCGCTATTTCTATCGCGTCGAGACCCGCCGGCCCGACAGCCGCTGGTTCTACTGGCTGGATGCCGAAACCGGCGCCGTGCTGAACGCCTATGACGGCATCGCCTACGGCAGTGGCATCGGCGTCTTGGGCGACACCAAGGATCTCACCGGTTTGACCAAGTACGTCAGCGGCAGCTATCAGCTGAAGACGCCCGACGGCCGCCAAAGCACCTACGACGCCAAGAATCGCTCCAGGTTGCCCGGCACGCTGGCGACCGATAGCAACGACATCTGGAACACGACCGGTCGCACTTCCCCCGGCCAGCGGGCCATGGTCGATGCGCACTACTATGCCCGCGTCACCGACAACTACTACCTGAACAAGCAAAGCTTCAACTGGACGAGCTACTACAGCCAGGGCATGCGCTCGTCGGCCCACTACAGCCGCAACTACGTCAACGCCTTCTGGAACGGCACACAGATGACTTATGGCGATGGCGATGGCGTCAACTACCTGGAGCTTTCCGGCGACCTGGATGTGGTCGCACACGAGCTGACGCATGGCGTCACCGAAGCCACCAGCGGCCTTATCTATCAGAACCAGTCGGGCGCGCTGAACGAAGCCTTCTCGGACATCATGGGCAATACGATTGAGTTCTATGCCGGCCAGGGTAACTGGACCATGGGCGAGGACATCGACGTCTTCTCGGATGGCTTCCGCGACATGGCCAACCCCGGCGCCGATGGCGACCCCTCGCACTGGCTCGACCGCTACACCGGCACCAGCGACAACGGTGGGGTGCACACCAACAGCGGCATCGCCAACCACTGGTACTATCTGCTGGTGAACGGCGGCCAGAATGCCAAGCCTTCGCGGGCCAGTGGCACGAACGTGGTCGGCATTGGCCTCTCGGCGGCTGAGCGCATCGCCTTCCTAGGCTTCACCGCCTTGCCGTCCAACGCCACCTTCTGCAATGCTCGCAGCAGCACCGCCGCCGTGGCCGGCGCCAATGCCGCCAACGTCCGCGATGCCTGGGACGAAGTGGGCATCGATGCGGCGCTCTGTGGCAGCTGA
- a CDS encoding heme-binding domain-containing protein produces the protein MQRIILWIVVAVVAGFVLIQILPFGRNHTNPPVVAEPQWDGLQTRALAARACFDCHSNESVWPWYSNIAPVSWLITHDVDEGRSKLNFSEWGVVRAGRGSEGEEGEEGEGRPGGGERGEGDDVVHLVRSGEMPPWYFVLLHPNAKLTDAEKEALIQGLQASGVQGN, from the coding sequence ATGCAGAGAATCATCTTGTGGATTGTTGTGGCGGTGGTGGCTGGGTTCGTTTTGATCCAGATTCTTCCTTTCGGGCGCAATCACACTAACCCCCCAGTCGTGGCCGAGCCACAATGGGACGGCCTACAGACGCGTGCGCTTGCCGCTCGCGCATGTTTTGATTGCCATAGCAACGAGAGCGTGTGGCCCTGGTACAGCAACATTGCGCCAGTCTCGTGGTTGATCACGCATGATGTGGATGAAGGGCGCAGCAAGCTCAACTTCTCGGAGTGGGGCGTTGTCCGTGCCGGGCGCGGCAGCGAAGGCGAAGAGGGGGAAGAAGGCGAGGGCAGACCGGGCGGTGGTGAACGGGGTGAAGGTGACGATGTCGTCCACTTGGTGCGATCGGGCGAGATGCCGCCATGGTATTTCGTTCTGCTGCACCCCAACGCAAAACTCACCGACGCCGAGAAGGAGGCGCTGATCCAGGGTCTGCAAGCATCGGGTGTTCAGGGCAACTAG
- the meaB gene encoding methylmalonyl Co-A mutase-associated GTPase MeaB, with amino-acid sequence MSPTELNTIAGLTTGIIAGDRRALARAISHIENATALAQPLLAALYPRAGQAHIIGVTGAPGTGKSTLVNGLALDYRRRGLSIGIVAIDPTSPFSGGALLGDRVRMRDLAGDAGIFIRSMATRGSLGGLAQATADVVMLLDAASFDRILIETVGVGQSEVEIASTAHTTVVVEAPGLGDEVQAIKAGILEIADIFAVNKADREGADRTVMALKMMLGLGVPDKHQVIHHGRILPITLPAPDPDPAAWMPPIHKTVAVQNQGLGELVDDIEAHRLYLEQSGTRQLRDRLRAATELRMILRDALLAQVLERTPTAVLNELVDAVAERQLDPYTAVRHLIGG; translated from the coding sequence ATGTCGCCTACAGAACTCAACACCATCGCCGGCCTGACCACGGGCATCATCGCCGGCGACCGTCGCGCCCTGGCCCGCGCCATCTCGCACATCGAGAACGCCACCGCCCTCGCCCAACCCCTGCTGGCCGCCCTCTACCCGCGCGCCGGCCAGGCCCACATCATCGGCGTCACCGGCGCGCCCGGCACCGGCAAATCCACCCTCGTCAACGGCCTGGCCCTTGACTATCGGCGCCGCGGCCTCAGCATCGGCATCGTCGCCATCGACCCCACCAGCCCCTTTAGCGGCGGCGCCCTCTTGGGCGACCGCGTCCGTATGCGCGACCTGGCCGGCGACGCCGGCATCTTCATCCGCTCGATGGCCACCCGCGGCAGCCTGGGCGGGCTGGCGCAGGCCACCGCCGACGTCGTCATGCTCCTGGACGCGGCCAGCTTCGACCGTATCCTGATCGAGACCGTCGGTGTGGGCCAGAGCGAGGTCGAGATCGCCAGCACGGCCCACACCACCGTCGTCGTCGAAGCCCCCGGCCTGGGCGACGAAGTCCAGGCCATCAAGGCCGGCATCCTGGAGATTGCCGACATCTTCGCCGTCAACAAAGCCGACCGCGAGGGGGCCGACCGCACCGTCATGGCCCTGAAGATGATGCTCGGCCTGGGTGTGCCCGACAAACACCAGGTCATCCATCATGGCCGCATCCTGCCCATCACCCTGCCGGCGCCCGACCCCGACCCCGCCGCCTGGATGCCGCCCATCCACAAGACCGTGGCCGTGCAGAACCAGGGCCTGGGCGAGCTGGTGGACGACATCGAGGCCCACCGCCTCTACCTGGAACAGAGCGGCACGCGCCAACTGCGCGACCGCCTGCGCGCCGCCACCGAGCTGCGCATGATCCTGCGCGACGCCCTGCTGGCCCAGGTCTTGGAGCGCACCCCGACTGCCGTGCTGAACGAGCTTGTCGACGCCGTGGCCGAGCGCCAGCTTGATCCCTACACCGCCGTGCGCCATCTCATCGGCGGCTGA
- a CDS encoding cobalamin B12-binding domain-containing protein has protein sequence MDRKIRILVAKPGLDGHDRGAKVVARALRDAGFEVIYTGIRQTPDMIAEAALQEDVDVVGLSILSGAHMALVPKVKESLHNAGLDDVLVLLGGIIPDEDIPALHQMGVKGVFGPGTPTSQITTFIHSEIGAVAG, from the coding sequence ATGGATCGCAAAATCCGCATTCTCGTCGCCAAACCCGGTCTCGACGGCCATGACCGCGGGGCCAAAGTCGTCGCCCGCGCCCTGCGCGACGCCGGCTTCGAAGTCATCTACACCGGCATCCGTCAGACCCCCGACATGATCGCCGAAGCCGCCCTGCAAGAAGATGTCGACGTCGTCGGCCTCTCCATCCTCTCCGGCGCCCACATGGCCCTGGTGCCCAAAGTCAAGGAATCGTTACACAACGCCGGGCTGGATGATGTGCTCGTCCTTCTGGGCGGCATCATCCCCGATGAAGACATCCCCGCCCTGCATCAGATGGGCGTCAAAGGCGTTTTCGGGCCGGGAACGCCCACTTCGCAGATCACCACCTTCATTCATAGCGAAATAGGCGCTGTTGCAGGGTAG